A portion of the Gossypium arboreum isolate Shixiya-1 chromosome 8, ASM2569848v2, whole genome shotgun sequence genome contains these proteins:
- the LOC108469204 gene encoding non-specific lipid transfer protein GPI-anchored 7-like has translation MAKFLIMAVLVILGTMVTSAYAQASCAQNLVSCYPYLNNATAKPEDDCCNPIRQTVAKDLPCLCNLYNDPNTLASFNVTVPEALRISRECGVSTDLSACNATSPTSAPSPPGQSGGADRIALTGVITLFLVLVSIAPY, from the exons ATGGCTAAGTTTTTGATCATGGCGGTTCTTGTGATTTTGGGGACGATGGTAACCTCAGCTTATGCGCAAGCAAGTTGTGCGCAGAACCTTGTGTCCTGTTATCCTTACCTGAACAACGCCACGGCCAAACCTGAAGACGACTGCTGTAACCCGATCAGACAAACCGTCGCCAAAGATCTTCCTTGCCTTTGCAACCTCTATAACGACCCTAATACACTTGCTTCCTTCAACGTCACTGTCCCGGAAGCTCTCAGGATCTCTCGTGAATGCGGGGTCAGTACTGATCTCAGCGCTTGCAACG CCACTTCTCCCACCTCTGCTCCATCCCCGCCag GACAATCTGGAGGTGCTGACAGGATAGCATTGACTGGAGTTATCACCTTATTCTTAGTATTGGTCTCTATAGCACCGTATTAA